From the Coffea eugenioides isolate CCC68of chromosome 1, Ceug_1.0, whole genome shotgun sequence genome, the window cttgatctATATATTTTAACTTAACTTTATACTACAAGAGAGTTATAAATTCTTATGTCCTTTCGTAGGTGGAGGATAAATATATAATAAGTGATTCATTCTGAGTTATAGGAGCAtgtaactttaaaaaaaaatcgattTATCGATCGAATTCGATTCGAATTTTGGAATTCTCGAAATCGGTAAAGTGAAAAACGGAAAGGAAAtcggatttttttattttcaaaatatacgaATTAGGTTTGAATTTGAGAATATGTTTTCTCAAAAAGGAATTTTGGATTTCGAATTCACAATGCGAAATCGAAATCGAATACCTAATTTGATATACAATTTCAAATTCGTATGtgttatatatattaatacTAGGGGAAAAAGCCCGCGCCATGCGCGAGAGTTTAGTACCTATAATTAAAGAtagttaataattattatttagtATTTTGTAGTATAAGAATTGTAGTATGACGATTTTATTATGTgattttaaacataaaattaataaattacgtattgagtaaaaaatataatatgcactgaaatataattataaaaCACAATTAACCACTTTGCGTCTAATCTAATAGAATAAAAGATCTACTTATATCTGCTCATGCACTTTAGGGATATTAAAATTTATTGtttagtttgaatttgattttgatatgAGGGCAATCCACCTCATTATCTTGTCATATAAGTGAAATTTGAACAATTAGCATACTTGAAGAAATCATTGCTAATGAAATTTCGGTTCTTACAAGCCAAATTCTTTGACTTATATTGATTCCAAGGGCATATCATCATGAAACATCCACATTGACCAATCAATCAATTATGATTTATTGTATCATTTATGACATATAGCAAATCATCTCCTTCTCAGTAGGGGTTACAATTACAAAACATCagtttttgacctagttgcaaaGATATACAATAACTAACATGCTAATCTAGATGAATAATTATCTCAAAAAAGTACTAAAACATCTTAATCCAttcaattcaagaaaacaattaaaagtaatgaAGTACATACTTTGGATCTACAGCCAAATACTTTTAAGTAGATAGTTAAATATATTAGCAAATCAAATGGAGTGAAAAATTGCCTAAATAGAATCATCAATAAAGTAgcaaataatttgaaaattacCATAACTAATAGTTAAAACAACTAAAGAAGTAGATGCAAtctataaatgaaaaattttatgatGATAAACTTATTCTAAAccacaaataacaattaacaaatggTATCTCCTCCCTATCAAGCTTATCTAACATGGACAATAGAATTAAAACACTAAAAAAAGTATTGCACATACAACTTGCAAGATTATAGATTTCTTACAACCAAAAAAGTAGATTAACTAAAGAAAACATACCTATTGAAAAAGATGttgcaaaatgggaaagagaagtAACTAATATAGCAACATCTGATTCAATAGACTACATGATTGTAGTGGAACAAAGttataagtaaatgaaatgaatttgaatagATAGGAGTTACTATGGTAACGGCCAAGAAACCAAACTTCTCCACTAATCAGTATTAATTGTGTCTTAACATCTatatatcataagtttgtaaatAACTGATAAGAAAggctttaagaaattaagagacttGAATGTTAatccaattaaatgattaaaaggaATTTTATGTAATTCCACTAAAATACAAACTGAATTCAATTGTACCCAATGTTTAATTGGATATCGCATATTGCCACATGTTAAACTTACCCATAGTTTTAAATGTCTGATAGAACATTTaagtaattataaaaaaaaatcaaattagcTATAATGATTCATATTCAATATTTCAATTGCATTTCAAATACTCTCATATTCCCAAAATAACCCCACCATTGCGAGTGAAATTTTTGCcctaaactcattcttatatagtataaggaaaatgattaaaaggatttttatgtAATTCCACTAAAACACAAGCTGAATTCAATTGTACCCAATGTTTAATCGGATATCGAATATTGCCACATGTTAAACTTACCCACAGTTTTAAATGTCTGACAGAACATTTaagtaattataaaaaaatcaaattagctataatgattcatattcaatacttcaattgcacttcaaatactttcatattcccaaaatagccCCACCATTGCAGTTGAAATTTTTGCCCTAAACTCactcttatatagtataaggatatatgtaatataaaaatttatgtTACATAATAATACATCTAATTaataattatattataaaacaatACAATAATAAGTCTTATTAAGTTAGTTGTATATTATGTTATAACTATAAACTTATATTATACAAAAGTTCGCATTTAGTTTAGCAAAACTTACATATAATTACAGAATTAGGTGAAATAGGTTATTACCGACTTTcaaattgaattcggaatttgtGAAATCGAATTTGAAATCGATCGAATTTTCTAATGTctaaatttccaaaaatttcaaatttaaaattccaaattacCGAATTTGATTTCGATGCACACTCCTGTTGAGtaatttgaacaaaaaaaaagagcttaTGTATAGAGGTAAGCTATACTAGTTTGATTTTAAGGATTTTATTTTCacatttcttttgttatttacttcttatttttcttgcgTCGCATTATAGTTTGATAGGCACCTATATCTTGGGAGAACACAAGCCAAATAATACTTATGAGGGCACGCAGGAGGTATTTGTCAATTTCTTGCTTATTTTGTGTGACAAGGTAAGAGGAAAAGTAGTAGCAGCCAAGTTTTATGCTAAAAGCTGTGTTAATTAAGGATTTTGTGATGAAAGAGGAGTTAAAACAAAGTCATTGctcatgtttaattttcttcaCCATCAGTTCTTTCACGtcaaaaaaaagttgaaaaatcttTGCTTTTCACAAGAGGAATAAGAGTTGGAACATGGGGACGCAATTGACACATTATGAATCCACGTTTGCAAATCCTTTTTGGAAAGCCTCAACTCATTCGTCATCAACCACTACCTTAACCAAGTTGGAAGATCAACTAATGCAATAACTTGGGAAATGGAAAATCAATCAATGAACACAGTCATCCACTCTCTAGACCTTTGTCTTTCTCGGTCATGCTCCACATGGAAATGTTATCTACTGTCATCACCCAAAAGCAAAAAAGGTAACATGCATGTTCAATGTTCAACACTTGAAGAGCTTGCCTTCGCCTTTAAGGATTTACCTTTCTTTTCTAGAAGAATCAAGACCAAACATGTTTATTAAATGAACAATTTCCCTAAAgttccatccatccatccaaaGAATTGAACAATCAAGACCATAATCGTATATTAACTATCATCTGGCCAAAGAACTGAAGACTTGGACCACAATCATGTTTATTTACTCTACTACTGCTTTCAGGTTAAGATCAACTGATTGACCTGTAACAATTGGTCAATTAGGAATGCTATTAGACTACAACAATGAAGGTTACACATCTCATATTTGCgcaagaaaaattttcaaatattgcaTGAAGTGGCTAAATATGTTATCTACTAGAGTATGGGTCTGTTAATTGCTGGGGATCAGTTAAGTGAAAATCGCATGCTGAGAGTTCATAATtcaattccaaaattttcataCCTGGCAAAAGCTTGAAATGTAACTGTTTAGACATCTCAAAAATGGACAGAGGCCATTTGCGGCCACTGAAAAGTCAGCCGCCATGTTAAAATGCTGAACCAAACAGACTACCTGTAAGTTGCAATCACAGCTAAATCAGCAATAATTCCAATATCATACACCAGCAATTTTACACAAACCAGACATCTGTTAAGCCAATTTCCCTGGTGGCCCATTCGTATCCCAAAATCCCGTTAAGGGTCACCACAAAATATCAAGTATGAAAACcaaatttgaaggaaaatatgATAATGTTCCTCCTCTACCAAGCAAGGAAAGTTTCATTCTTTTGAATATGGAAGAACAACATCTTCAGAATGGCAGTTGTTTCTCTATCAGAGCGAAAACTGGCAATAGAACTTTGATAACAGTTCAAAGAAAGCATACAAAACTCGGTGAAAATCTACTCCATAACAGCAACTGCCCCTATAGCCTTGATCTTCTCTATAATATCATTTGCCTCTTCTTTAGTGATACCTTACTTAATTAAAACTCGTACTTTCTCAGCTAAATCTTTGGCTTCCTTCAACCCCAAATTTGTGAAAGCACGAACCTCTTTGATCACCTTAATTTTTGCAGCAGCATCAAACTTTACTAACTTGACATCAAATGCAGTTTTTTCGACCTTTTTCTTCTCAGCCTTTGAAGACCCAACACCAGACCCTCCATAAGGACCCAAGTCCATGCCCTCCACTAAAACTGGTTGAATCTTAGGATGCCTTAGTCTGTCTCTAAGCGTGGGACCAATAAAATTACGCTCTTTCGGAGACAGGGCTGCAATCTGCTCTACAAGCCGAATGATCTTATCTGAAGGTGGGGGTCTAGGGCCATAAGGATCATAGAAAGCAAGATACTTGTGTCTTACGGGCTTTGATTTGGAATCCCTGGGAATGAAATCAGGCTGAAATGCACGAGACTGTAGAGGGCCAGTAACCACACGAAGAGCGGGATAGCTACGCAAGGATTTGAAAACAACAGAAAGCTTCATGGTTTGAAGATAGttacaaacaaataaatactGAAGGATGATTTCTGGTGAAGCAGTGCCCTTTGGCTCTTGTAGCACTAAATGCTGCAAATGAATGTAATCCTTCCTTCCTGTGTAGAAGCTTCACATCCTATTTCCAGTGTGCTTCTCACCTGAAGAAGAGAAATGGGGAAGATGTCAATCTCATTCATATTTTCAGGGACTATCATCTCATTCTGGAATATGGAAATCCTACTGGTATAAGAAGACTAATCAACAATATGACATCTAGTATTACAAGCCGTTTACAACTCATAAATTTTCAGTCCACCAATCTGATGTCATTGTCTACCATGCTTGATAAATATCTTTTGCATGAATGTGCATTGGGAAAAAAGACCAAACGCAAGAATGTTTTGGTAAATGGTAGCATCCTAGGAATTGACTTCCATGCATATACCTAGAGCATTGCAGACTAGGCATACAACAAATAAATAGTAAGCAACgtttttttggattaagtttggTATTAGGCTGCATTCTTACTTGCAATCAAATATTACAAAGGAACAATCTTTAAAGAGAGTGGTCGACTTATGGAATGAACCTAACCCTTATGAAAAGCTAATGTGCAAAATA encodes:
- the LOC113770154 gene encoding uncharacterized protein LOC113770154, producing MKLSVVFKSLRSYPALRVVTGPLQSRAFQPDFIPRDSKSKPVRHKYLAFYDPYGPRPPPSDKIIRLVEQIAALSPKERNFIGPTLRDRLRHPKIQPVLVEGMDLGPYGGSGVGSSKAEKKKVEKTAFDVKLVKFDAAAKIKVIKEVRAFTNLGLKEAKDLAEKVRVLIK